From the genome of Streptacidiphilus rugosus AM-16, one region includes:
- a CDS encoding sugar porter family MFS transporter yields MSSTRSSSPSAAEGHLGHVVFIAAAAAMGGFLFGYDSAVINGAVTGIQHHFGVGNGETSLVVSAALLGSAVGAVCAGWMADHLGRIKVMQIAALLFAASGLGTMFPPNIVMLGVWRVIGGIAIGIASVVAPAYIAEVAPPAVRGRLASFQQAAIVLGIFISQLINYALNQAAGGNPNDHLAGIQAWQWMLGAETIPALIYGLFSLAIPESPRYLISSGDLTAAKKVLSDVEAPGTDVDARIAEIQHVMSTEHKPRMKDLMGGRFGLQAIVWIGIGASVFQQFVGINVIFYYSSLLWQSVGINASNSLLISVSTSLVNIVGTVIAVVLVDRIGRRPLALAGSVGMAITLSLAAWAFSYRVGTGTSATLANTQATVALVAAHIYVLCFAFSWGVVVWVLLGEMFPNKIRALALSVAASAQWIANWLITVSFPTMADWNLSATYVIYACFALLSIPFVYFFIKETKGKALEEMG; encoded by the coding sequence CTGTCCAGCACGCGATCCTCATCGCCCTCCGCCGCCGAGGGTCACCTCGGGCATGTCGTCTTCATCGCCGCGGCCGCGGCGATGGGCGGCTTCCTCTTCGGCTACGACAGCGCCGTCATCAACGGCGCCGTGACCGGCATCCAGCACCACTTCGGCGTCGGCAACGGCGAGACCTCGCTGGTCGTCTCGGCAGCACTGCTCGGCTCGGCCGTCGGCGCGGTCTGCGCCGGCTGGATGGCGGACCACCTGGGCCGCATCAAGGTGATGCAGATCGCGGCCCTGCTCTTCGCCGCGAGCGGGCTCGGCACGATGTTCCCGCCGAACATCGTGATGCTGGGCGTGTGGCGCGTCATCGGCGGCATCGCGATCGGCATCGCGTCGGTGGTGGCTCCGGCGTACATCGCGGAGGTCGCACCCCCGGCGGTACGCGGCCGACTGGCCTCGTTCCAGCAGGCGGCGATCGTGCTCGGGATCTTCATCTCCCAGCTCATCAACTACGCCCTGAACCAGGCCGCCGGAGGCAATCCCAACGACCACCTGGCCGGCATCCAGGCCTGGCAGTGGATGCTCGGCGCGGAGACCATCCCCGCGCTCATCTACGGCCTGTTCTCGCTGGCGATCCCCGAGTCGCCGCGGTACCTCATCTCCTCCGGCGACCTGACGGCCGCGAAGAAGGTCCTCAGTGACGTGGAAGCCCCGGGCACCGACGTGGACGCGCGCATCGCGGAGATCCAGCACGTGATGTCGACGGAGCACAAGCCCCGCATGAAGGACCTGATGGGCGGGCGCTTCGGCCTGCAGGCGATCGTCTGGATCGGCATCGGGGCCTCGGTCTTCCAGCAGTTCGTCGGCATCAACGTGATCTTCTACTACTCCTCCCTGCTCTGGCAGTCGGTGGGCATCAACGCCAGCAACTCGCTGCTGATCAGCGTCTCCACCTCCCTGGTGAACATCGTCGGCACGGTCATCGCCGTCGTCCTGGTCGACCGCATCGGCCGCCGCCCCCTCGCCCTCGCCGGCTCCGTCGGCATGGCGATCACCCTCTCGTTGGCGGCCTGGGCCTTCTCCTACCGCGTCGGCACTGGCACCAGCGCCACGCTGGCCAACACGCAGGCGACGGTGGCCCTGGTCGCGGCACACATCTACGTGCTCTGCTTCGCCTTCTCCTGGGGCGTGGTGGTCTGGGTCCTGCTCGGCGAGATGTTCCCGAACAAGATCCGCGCCCTGGCCCTCTCGGTGGCCGCCTCGGCGCAGTGGATCGCCAACTGGCTGATCACCGTGAGCTTCCCGACCATGGCGGACTGGAACCTGTCGGCGACCTACGTGATCTACGCCTGCTTCGCACTGCTGTCGATCCCCTTCGTCTACTTCTTCATCAAGGAGACGAAGGGCAAGGCCCTGGAGGAGATGGGCTGA
- a CDS encoding aminotransferase class I/II-fold pyridoxal phosphate-dependent enzyme, protein MGRRANEIAAEIEALVTSGQLAPGAGLPPLRDLALDLGVNPNTVAAAYRVLRERGVIETAGRRGSRVLPRPALTPRDYSPLDIPPGVRDLADGNPDARLLPDPAPALAAAGRGPDPQAGRYGGPDLDPRLLALARRSFAADGLPVDAIGIASGSLDAQERIFQAWLRPGDAVAVEDPGWGSLFDLLPALGLRLQPMPVDDEGPTVAGLRHALDAGVRAVVLTARAQNPTGASLGEGRAAALRALLAEHPDVLLVEDDHGHGIVDGPYHSLCGDGGSRTGGGEEEAPGGRTAPEDGEGARGGDTAGGGGERGERGGGGSTVRHWAVIRSVAKSLGPDLRIAVIAGDRDTIDRVRGRQRLGAGWVSHLLQRTAAGLWAAYDPAPSAASYRKRREALVDALAVRGVLAHGRSGLCVWVPVPDETAAFAGLMQRGWAVSPGARFRLETPPGLRLTVSTLDLDEIPRLADDVAAVLRRRGDSVRGV, encoded by the coding sequence ATGGGCCGACGGGCCAACGAGATCGCCGCCGAGATCGAAGCGCTGGTCACCTCGGGGCAGCTCGCGCCGGGTGCCGGACTGCCCCCGCTGCGCGACCTGGCGCTCGACCTCGGCGTCAATCCGAACACCGTCGCCGCCGCCTACCGGGTGCTGCGCGAGCGCGGCGTCATCGAGACCGCGGGCCGCCGCGGCAGCCGCGTCCTGCCGCGACCGGCGCTGACACCCAGGGACTACTCCCCGCTCGACATTCCGCCGGGCGTCCGCGACCTCGCCGACGGCAATCCCGACGCACGCCTGCTGCCCGATCCAGCGCCCGCCCTGGCCGCGGCGGGGCGCGGGCCGGACCCGCAGGCCGGACGCTACGGCGGCCCCGATCTCGACCCGCGGTTGCTCGCACTGGCCCGCCGCTCCTTCGCGGCCGACGGGCTGCCCGTCGACGCGATCGGCATCGCGTCGGGGTCCCTGGACGCCCAGGAGCGGATCTTCCAGGCCTGGCTGCGTCCCGGCGACGCCGTCGCGGTCGAGGATCCCGGCTGGGGCAGCCTCTTCGACCTGCTGCCGGCCCTCGGGCTGCGGCTGCAGCCGATGCCCGTCGACGACGAGGGCCCCACCGTCGCGGGGCTGCGGCACGCGCTCGACGCGGGAGTCCGCGCCGTGGTGCTGACGGCGCGCGCGCAGAACCCCACCGGCGCGTCCCTCGGCGAGGGCCGCGCCGCGGCGCTCCGCGCGCTGCTCGCCGAACACCCCGACGTCCTGCTCGTCGAGGACGACCACGGCCACGGCATCGTCGACGGGCCGTACCACTCGCTGTGTGGGGATGGAGGGAGCAGGACGGGCGGGGGAGAAGAGGAAGCCCCGGGCGGCCGGACCGCTCCGGAGGACGGCGAGGGGGCGCGCGGCGGGGACACGGCGGGCGGGGGCGGAGAGCGCGGCGAGCGCGGGGGTGGGGGTTCGACGGTGCGGCACTGGGCGGTGATCCGGTCGGTGGCCAAGTCGCTCGGCCCCGACCTGCGCATCGCCGTCATCGCCGGGGACCGCGACACGATCGACCGGGTGCGAGGGCGGCAGCGTCTCGGCGCGGGCTGGGTCAGCCATCTGCTGCAGCGCACCGCCGCAGGGCTCTGGGCGGCCTACGACCCGGCCCCGAGCGCCGCGTCGTACCGGAAGCGGCGCGAGGCGCTGGTCGACGCGCTCGCCGTGCGCGGCGTCCTCGCGCACGGGCGCAGCGGGCTCTGCGTCTGGGTGCCGGTGCCGGACGAGACCGCCGCCTTCGCCGGGCTGATGCAACGCGGCTGGGCGGTCTCCCCGGGGGCGCGCTTCCGTCTGGAGACGCCGCCCGGCCTGCGGCTGACCGTCTCCACGCTGGACCTGGACGAGATCCCGCGCCTGGCCGACGACGTCGCCGCGGTGCTGCGCCGCCGTGGGGATTCGGTCCGGGGCGTCTGA
- a CDS encoding DUF5302 domain-containing protein has translation MADDAANTEGAEHSGPEDDMKRKFREALARRRGPQADAAKAGGSDPSKIHGTHGKSGGQRSFRRKSG, from the coding sequence ATGGCGGACGACGCCGCGAACACCGAAGGCGCCGAACACAGCGGCCCCGAGGACGACATGAAGCGCAAGTTCCGCGAGGCGCTGGCGCGCCGCCGCGGACCCCAGGCCGACGCCGCGAAGGCGGGCGGCTCGGACCCGTCCAAGATCCACGGAACCCACGGCAAGTCCGGCGGCCAGCGCTCCTTCCGCAGGAAGAGCGGCTGA
- a CDS encoding FMN-binding negative transcriptional regulator codes for MLIHPWDQADEATWRAWLAPRDFGTLAANGPAGGPPVLVPTHFAWDGGAEVILHLARPNPFWAAVEADPQVVLAVTDDYAFIPGTWRATPDMTPEDGVPTSYYSSVQLLCTATVVDDPQEKAALMDRQYARFQPESAHRPIVPGEPPFGRMLSSIRGLRLRIDEVRAKAKYDSHKDDELAARVRTGLDARGLPLDAAVSARLKRD; via the coding sequence ATGCTCATCCATCCGTGGGACCAGGCCGACGAGGCGACCTGGCGGGCCTGGCTCGCGCCGCGCGACTTCGGCACCCTGGCCGCCAACGGCCCGGCGGGCGGGCCCCCGGTGCTGGTGCCGACCCACTTCGCCTGGGACGGCGGCGCCGAGGTCATTCTGCACCTCGCCCGCCCCAACCCCTTCTGGGCCGCCGTGGAGGCAGACCCGCAGGTCGTGCTCGCGGTCACCGACGACTACGCGTTCATCCCCGGCACCTGGCGCGCGACCCCGGACATGACCCCCGAGGACGGCGTCCCGACCAGCTACTACAGCTCCGTGCAGTTGCTCTGCACCGCGACGGTCGTCGACGACCCGCAGGAGAAGGCGGCCCTGATGGACCGCCAGTACGCCCGCTTCCAGCCCGAGTCCGCGCACCGGCCGATCGTCCCCGGGGAACCTCCGTTCGGACGGATGCTCTCCTCGATCCGCGGACTGCGCCTGCGGATCGACGAGGTCCGGGCGAAGGCCAAGTACGACAGCCACAAGGACGACGAGCTCGCGGCCCGGGTCAGGACCGGTCTCGACGCACGCGGCCTTCCCCTGGACGCTGCGGTCTCGGCCCGCCTCAAGCGCGACTGA
- the paaC gene encoding 1,2-phenylacetyl-CoA epoxidase subunit PaaC, translated as MSEDDHVYLALAEEHGDDTRWAFGTGFEDPLHGVDTALPPGLDAAELAALCLALADDALVSAQRLAEWCTRAPELEEEVALANIGLDLLGQARLLYARAGQAEGEGRDEDALAYFRDPADFRNVTLAELPNGDFAHCVVKQLLLSSWRLAELQQLTGHADPVLSAVARKGVSELTYHRDHAAQWAVRLGDGTEESARRMRAALAELWPHRAELYAAAPGTRDEVESVLARVLDAAGLDAPADAPAQAAGEGREGRHTEHLTALLAELQSVARADPEATW; from the coding sequence ATGAGTGAAGACGACCACGTCTACCTGGCTCTGGCGGAGGAGCACGGGGACGACACCCGCTGGGCCTTCGGCACCGGCTTCGAGGACCCCCTCCACGGTGTCGACACCGCCCTGCCGCCCGGCCTCGACGCGGCCGAGCTGGCCGCGCTCTGCCTCGCGCTCGCGGACGACGCGCTCGTCTCCGCCCAGCGGCTGGCCGAGTGGTGCACCCGCGCGCCGGAGCTGGAGGAGGAGGTCGCCCTCGCCAACATCGGCCTCGACCTGCTGGGCCAGGCCAGGCTCCTCTACGCCCGCGCCGGCCAGGCCGAGGGCGAGGGACGGGACGAGGACGCCCTCGCCTACTTCCGCGACCCGGCCGACTTCCGCAACGTCACCCTGGCGGAACTGCCGAACGGCGACTTCGCCCACTGCGTGGTCAAGCAGCTGCTGCTGTCCAGCTGGCGGCTGGCCGAGCTGCAGCAGCTGACCGGGCACGCCGACCCGGTCCTGTCAGCCGTCGCCCGCAAGGGCGTCAGCGAGCTGACCTACCACCGCGACCACGCCGCGCAGTGGGCCGTCAGGCTCGGCGACGGCACCGAGGAGTCCGCACGCCGGATGCGCGCCGCGCTGGCCGAGCTGTGGCCCCACCGGGCCGAGCTCTACGCCGCCGCGCCGGGGACCCGCGACGAGGTCGAGTCGGTGCTGGCCCGGGTGCTCGACGCGGCCGGGCTCGACGCCCCGGCCGACGCCCCCGCGCAGGCGGCCGGCGAGGGCCGTGAGGGCCGGCACACCGAGCACCTGACGGCGCTCCTGGCCGAGCTGCAGAGCGTGGCCCGGGCCGATCCGGAGGCGACGTGGTGA
- the paaB gene encoding 1,2-phenylacetyl-CoA epoxidase subunit PaaB: MSSESPRGSWPLYEVFVRGKRGLNHVHVGSLHAADDRMALTNARDLYTRRNEGVSIWVVRSELITASTPDEKDPFFEPSGDKVYRHPTFYAIPDDVPHI; encoded by the coding sequence ATGAGCAGCGAATCTCCCCGTGGGAGCTGGCCCCTGTACGAGGTGTTCGTGCGCGGCAAGCGGGGTCTGAACCACGTGCACGTCGGCTCGCTGCACGCCGCCGACGACCGGATGGCGCTGACCAACGCCCGCGACCTCTACACCCGCAGGAACGAGGGCGTCAGCATCTGGGTGGTCCGCTCGGAGCTGATCACCGCGTCCACGCCGGACGAGAAGGACCCCTTCTTCGAGCCCAGCGGCGACAAGGTCTACCGGCACCCCACCTTCTACGCCATCCCCGACGACGTTCCGCACATCTAG
- a CDS encoding DUF5959 family protein: protein MTDAGAIDLIRLEDADGNHCTVRVTGRQPGLPASHDVLRAEVLAHASFMDARLELHLFQQDLDAWEDELSRIAPGEGALMGGDRGLNLLFHMQEDCSLVLTINDPDRLSAMLWIRPPESWIPEHRHRLEQVRQAWPPEAP from the coding sequence GTGACCGATGCAGGAGCGATCGACCTGATCCGCCTGGAGGACGCAGATGGCAACCACTGCACCGTGCGCGTCACGGGCCGACAGCCCGGCCTGCCGGCCAGCCACGACGTTCTACGAGCTGAGGTGCTGGCGCACGCCAGCTTCATGGATGCCCGTCTGGAGCTTCACCTCTTCCAGCAGGACCTCGATGCCTGGGAGGACGAACTGAGCCGAATCGCCCCCGGCGAAGGTGCGCTCATGGGCGGGGATCGTGGGTTGAACCTGCTCTTCCACATGCAGGAGGACTGCTCCTTGGTCCTGACCATCAATGATCCCGACCGGCTCAGCGCGATGCTGTGGATCCGACCGCCGGAGAGCTGGATCCCCGAACACCGGCACCGACTCGAACAAGTCCGTCAAGCCTGGCCCCCCGAAGCCCCGTAG
- the paaE gene encoding 1,2-phenylacetyl-CoA epoxidase subunit PaaE, whose amino-acid sequence MRTSFHSLRVAAVEPLCEDAAAVTFEVPAELAERYAFRAGQSLTLRRVVDGRDERRSYSLCAPEGGPLRIGVREVPGGLFSAWLVRDLRPGDLVETLPPLGGFVPDLSAPAHHALIGAGSGITPLLSIAASALADPKARVTLLYGNRRSDSVMFADELADLKDRYPDRFHLVHVLSREPRESELLSCRLDAEHLDAVLRALVDVPGVDHWWLCGPLGMTEDARTVLAGLEVPGEKVHRELFYAEDEEPPTPLSHVDADPEGPVVDVELTLDGRVTTLRMPTAGQTILDAAQRARPDLPFACKGGVCGTCRALVCEGEVRMRRNFALEDSELAAGYTLTCQAEPVTERVVVDFDS is encoded by the coding sequence GTGCGCACCAGCTTCCACTCGCTGCGGGTCGCGGCCGTCGAGCCGCTCTGCGAGGACGCGGCGGCGGTCACCTTCGAGGTCCCCGCCGAGCTCGCCGAGCGCTACGCGTTCCGCGCCGGCCAGTCGCTGACGCTGCGTCGGGTGGTGGACGGCCGCGACGAGCGCCGCTCCTACTCGCTGTGCGCGCCCGAGGGCGGGCCGCTGCGGATCGGCGTCCGGGAGGTGCCCGGCGGGCTCTTCTCGGCCTGGCTGGTGCGCGACCTGCGCCCCGGCGACCTGGTCGAGACGCTGCCGCCGCTGGGCGGCTTCGTCCCCGACCTCTCCGCGCCCGCCCACCACGCCCTGATCGGCGCGGGGTCCGGCATCACGCCGCTGCTCTCCATCGCCGCCTCCGCGCTGGCCGATCCGAAGGCCCGCGTCACGCTGCTGTACGGGAACCGCCGCAGCGACTCGGTGATGTTCGCCGACGAGCTGGCGGACCTGAAGGACCGTTACCCGGACCGGTTCCACCTGGTCCACGTGCTCTCCCGGGAGCCGCGCGAGAGCGAGCTGCTCAGCTGCCGGCTGGACGCCGAGCACCTGGACGCGGTGCTGCGCGCGCTGGTGGACGTCCCCGGCGTGGACCACTGGTGGCTCTGCGGCCCGCTCGGCATGACCGAGGACGCGCGCACGGTGCTGGCCGGTCTCGAGGTGCCGGGGGAGAAGGTGCACCGCGAGCTCTTCTACGCCGAGGACGAGGAGCCGCCGACGCCGCTCAGCCACGTGGACGCGGACCCCGAGGGTCCGGTCGTCGACGTCGAACTCACCCTCGACGGGCGGGTCACCACCCTGCGGATGCCGACCGCCGGGCAGACGATCCTCGACGCCGCCCAGCGGGCCCGCCCCGACCTGCCCTTCGCCTGCAAGGGCGGGGTCTGCGGCACCTGCCGCGCGCTGGTCTGCGAGGGCGAGGTGCGGATGCGCCGCAACTTCGCCCTGGAGGACAGCGAGTTGGCCGCCGGGTACACGCTCACCTGCCAGGCCGAGCCGGTCACCGAGCGGGTCGTCGTCGACTTCGACTCCTAG
- the paaA gene encoding 1,2-phenylacetyl-CoA epoxidase subunit PaaA — translation MTGTDADTSHSASDGASQTALAAHFDATIAHDQRIEPRDWMPDGYRATLVRQIAQHAHSEIIGMQPEGEWITRAPSLRRKAILFAKVQDEAGHGLYLYSAAETLGTGRDELTARLLSGRQKYSSIFNYPTLSFADVGVIGWFVDGAAICNQVPLCRSSYGPYARAMVRICKEESFHQRQGYELLLTMMRGSEGQRAQVQDAVDRWWWPSLMMFGPPDTDSPNSAQSMAWRIKRHSNDELRQRFVDMTVPQAERLGVTLPDPELRWNEERAAHDFGTPDFDELMRVIKGDGPCNEERMTRRREAHEDGAWVREAAAEYAAKHQAQAGKETEGTAA, via the coding sequence ATGACCGGCACAGACGCCGACACGTCGCACAGCGCGTCCGACGGCGCGTCGCAGACCGCGCTCGCCGCGCATTTCGACGCGACGATCGCGCACGACCAGCGCATCGAGCCGCGCGACTGGATGCCCGACGGCTACCGCGCGACGCTCGTCCGGCAGATCGCGCAGCACGCCCACTCCGAGATCATCGGCATGCAGCCCGAGGGGGAGTGGATCACCAGGGCGCCGTCGCTGCGCCGCAAGGCGATCCTGTTCGCCAAGGTCCAGGACGAGGCGGGCCACGGCCTCTACCTCTACTCCGCCGCCGAGACCCTCGGCACCGGCAGGGACGAGCTGACCGCGCGACTGCTCTCCGGTCGGCAGAAGTACTCCTCGATCTTCAACTACCCCACGCTGAGCTTTGCCGACGTCGGCGTGATCGGCTGGTTCGTGGACGGCGCGGCCATCTGCAACCAGGTCCCGCTCTGCCGTTCCAGCTACGGCCCCTACGCGCGCGCCATGGTCCGGATCTGCAAGGAGGAGTCCTTCCACCAGCGGCAGGGCTACGAGCTGCTGTTGACGATGATGCGCGGCAGCGAGGGCCAGCGGGCCCAGGTGCAGGACGCGGTCGACCGCTGGTGGTGGCCCTCGCTGATGATGTTCGGCCCGCCGGACACCGACTCGCCCAACAGCGCGCAGTCCATGGCGTGGCGGATCAAGCGCCACAGCAACGACGAACTGCGCCAGCGCTTCGTCGACATGACGGTGCCCCAGGCCGAGCGCCTCGGCGTCACGCTGCCCGATCCCGAGCTGCGCTGGAACGAGGAGCGCGCGGCGCACGACTTCGGCACCCCCGACTTCGACGAGCTGATGCGCGTCATCAAGGGCGACGGTCCCTGCAACGAGGAGCGCATGACGCGTCGTCGCGAGGCCCACGAGGACGGCGCCTGGGTCCGCGAGGCCGCCGCCGAGTACGCGGCGAAGCACCAGGCGCAGGCAGGCAAGGAAACGGAAGGAACGGCCGCATGA
- a CDS encoding VWA domain-containing protein, with protein MTAMSKGANAPVPTADLRAEISWATGAGVPDVDVSALLLAPSGKVRSDADFVFYNQPVHASNAVRHEGKRASGPTATDAVRVVLGSVEPAVDRIVVGASADGGTFGQVPGLVLRVLGPNGAEVLSFDIASATTETAFVFGEFYRRGTDWKFRAVGQGYDSGLAGLATDYGIAVEAEPEAAAPPAAQPSYQPAPPPVAQPMPPAAGFGPPPGAPAPQPSGPPAYTPAAADPGYGAPGNAPAAPPIFGGGGNVQPGLGGLPPIEPPPPAPDVFGAGGQAPLPGQGYQQQGYPQQPNAPQNAPQQGYPQQQGYPQQGYPQQPGYPQQPGYPQQGYPQQGYGGQPDYGQQGAYGYGSTPTAPPAGAPAVFGGAPVPTGYGPADPGPQGEPPPAAWSTEPTRIDVPTPAAAPAAPGGVSLKKQRLISMEKDLSDRGDHGLLDLTKKAAVSLEKRGLGEHTARVVLCLDISGSMHGLYRSGKVQALVERVLALGLRFDDNGEVDVFLFGNKGHSAGSVGARSYSGWVGQLLSQYPLEGGTDYAGAMKLIRKQYFGHARQRSAPLQAPQPVYVMFVTDGHTTSEQLTKEQVTSSSYEPLFWQFMGIGRSSRSVDAPKQATPPQQQGGRGLFGGLSRAMASSGWGDGTFRFLEELDDLPGRYVDNADFFAVQDPANLRDEQLFELMMGEYPAWLQQARLRGLLPPA; from the coding sequence ATGACGGCGATGAGCAAGGGCGCGAACGCCCCCGTTCCCACGGCGGACCTGCGTGCGGAGATCTCCTGGGCGACCGGGGCAGGCGTACCAGATGTCGACGTGTCGGCACTGTTGCTGGCCCCATCGGGGAAGGTCCGTTCGGATGCGGACTTCGTCTTCTACAACCAGCCGGTACACGCCTCGAACGCCGTGCGGCACGAGGGCAAGCGCGCCTCGGGGCCCACGGCGACCGACGCCGTGCGCGTCGTCCTCGGCTCGGTCGAGCCCGCGGTGGACCGCATCGTGGTCGGCGCGTCGGCCGACGGCGGCACCTTCGGCCAGGTGCCCGGCCTGGTCCTGCGGGTGCTCGGGCCGAACGGCGCCGAAGTGCTGAGCTTCGACATCGCCTCGGCGACGACCGAGACGGCCTTCGTCTTCGGCGAGTTCTACCGGCGCGGCACGGACTGGAAGTTCCGGGCCGTCGGCCAGGGCTACGACTCGGGCCTGGCCGGGCTCGCGACGGACTACGGCATCGCGGTGGAGGCGGAGCCCGAGGCGGCCGCGCCGCCCGCCGCCCAGCCGAGCTACCAGCCCGCTCCCCCGCCGGTCGCTCAGCCGATGCCGCCCGCGGCGGGATTCGGGCCGCCGCCCGGCGCGCCCGCGCCGCAGCCGTCCGGACCGCCCGCCTACACCCCGGCCGCCGCCGACCCCGGCTACGGCGCGCCCGGCAACGCACCCGCCGCGCCCCCGATCTTCGGCGGCGGCGGCAACGTCCAGCCCGGCCTCGGCGGCCTCCCGCCGATCGAGCCTCCGCCGCCCGCCCCCGACGTCTTCGGCGCCGGCGGCCAGGCGCCGCTGCCCGGCCAGGGCTACCAGCAGCAGGGTTACCCGCAGCAGCCGAACGCGCCGCAGAACGCTCCGCAGCAGGGGTATCCGCAGCAGCAGGGGTACCCCCAGCAGGGTTACCCGCAGCAGCCGGGTTACCCGCAGCAGCCGGGATATCCGCAGCAGGGCTATCCGCAGCAGGGCTACGGCGGGCAGCCGGACTACGGCCAGCAGGGCGCCTACGGCTACGGCTCGACCCCGACCGCGCCGCCGGCCGGCGCGCCCGCCGTCTTCGGCGGCGCTCCCGTCCCGACCGGATACGGGCCGGCCGACCCGGGACCGCAGGGAGAGCCTCCGCCGGCGGCCTGGTCGACCGAACCCACCAGGATCGACGTTCCGACACCGGCCGCCGCCCCCGCGGCGCCCGGCGGCGTCAGCCTGAAGAAGCAGCGACTCATCTCCATGGAGAAGGACCTCTCCGACCGCGGCGACCACGGCCTGCTCGACCTCACCAAGAAGGCCGCCGTCAGCCTGGAGAAGCGCGGCCTGGGCGAGCACACCGCGCGGGTCGTGCTCTGCCTCGACATCTCCGGCTCGATGCACGGCCTCTACCGGAGCGGCAAGGTGCAGGCGCTGGTCGAGCGGGTGCTCGCACTGGGCCTGCGCTTCGACGACAACGGCGAGGTGGACGTCTTCCTCTTCGGCAACAAGGGCCACTCCGCCGGCTCGGTCGGCGCCCGCTCGTACTCCGGCTGGGTCGGCCAGCTCCTGAGTCAGTACCCGCTGGAGGGCGGCACCGACTACGCCGGGGCGATGAAGCTGATCAGGAAGCAGTACTTCGGCCACGCACGGCAGCGCAGTGCGCCGCTGCAGGCTCCGCAGCCGGTCTACGTCATGTTCGTGACGGACGGCCACACCACCAGTGAGCAGCTGACGAAGGAGCAGGTCACCTCCTCCAGCTACGAGCCGCTGTTCTGGCAGTTCATGGGCATCGGACGTTCCTCCCGCTCGGTCGACGCGCCGAAGCAGGCGACTCCGCCGCAGCAGCAGGGCGGTCGTGGGCTGTTCGGCGGGCTCTCGCGCGCGATGGCGAGCAGCGGGTGGGGCGACGGCACCTTCCGGTTCCTGGAGGAGCTGGACGACCTGCCGGGTCGCTATGTCGACAATGCCGACTTCTTCGCGGTCCAGGACCCGGCCAACCTCAGGGACGAGCAGCTGTTCGAGCTGATGATGGGCGAGTACCCGGCCTGGCTGCAGCAGGCCCGCCTGCGCGGGCTGCTGCCGCCGGCGTAG
- the paaD gene encoding 1,2-phenylacetyl-CoA epoxidase subunit PaaD → MVNDLAERASTAVAVAAAAAVRDPELPMLTLADLGVLREVRLDADGGVTAVLTPTYSGCPALAEMRADVDSALRAVGFDEVRVETQLSPPWSTDDITDAGRRKLAEAGIAPPGAAPRRAEGPVPLTLGPLRTGRSGAAVVHCPRCGSPDTEETSRFGATACKALRRCRACREPFEQVKEI, encoded by the coding sequence GTGGTGAACGACCTCGCCGAGCGCGCCTCCACGGCGGTCGCCGTGGCGGCCGCAGCCGCCGTACGGGACCCCGAGCTGCCCATGCTCACCCTCGCCGACCTCGGCGTGCTGCGCGAGGTGCGCCTCGACGCCGACGGGGGCGTCACCGCCGTGCTCACCCCCACCTACTCCGGCTGTCCCGCCCTCGCCGAGATGCGCGCCGACGTCGACAGCGCGCTGCGCGCCGTCGGCTTCGACGAGGTGCGGGTGGAGACGCAGCTCAGCCCGCCGTGGAGCACCGACGACATCACGGACGCCGGCCGGCGCAAGCTCGCCGAGGCGGGCATCGCCCCGCCGGGCGCGGCGCCTCGCCGCGCCGAGGGTCCGGTCCCGCTGACACTCGGCCCGCTGCGTACGGGCCGGTCGGGGGCGGCCGTCGTCCACTGCCCGCGCTGCGGCTCCCCGGACACCGAGGAGACCAGCCGTTTCGGCGCCACCGCCTGCAAGGCGCTGCGCCGCTGTCGCGCCTGCCGCGAGCCCTTCGAGCAGGTCAAGGAGATCTAG